A single window of Oncorhynchus keta strain PuntledgeMale-10-30-2019 chromosome 34, Oket_V2, whole genome shotgun sequence DNA harbors:
- the LOC118366930 gene encoding 60 kDa heat shock protein, mitochondrial: MLRLPTVMRQMRPVSRALAPHLTRAYAKDVKFGADARAMMLKGVDLLADAVAVTMGPKGRTVIIEQSWGSPKVTKDGVTVAKAIDLKCKYQNIGAKLVQDVANNTNEEAGDGTTTATVLARAIAKEGFDSISKGANPVEIRRGVMLAVETVINELKRMSKPVTTPEEIAQVATISANGDVEIGTIISNAMKKVGRKGVITVKDGKTLYDELEIIEGLKFDRGYISPYFINTAKGQKCEFQDAYVLLSEKKISSVQSIVPALELANQHRKPLVIVAEDVDGEALSTLVLNRLKVGLQVVAVKAPGFGDNRKAQLHDMAVATGGTVFGDEAVGIALEDIQAHDFGKVGEVSVTKDDTMLLKGKGDTAAIEKRQAEIVEQLENTTSDYEKEKLNERLAKLSDGVAVLKVGGTSDVEVNEKKDRVTDALNATRAAVEEGIVPGGGCALLRSIPALDALVPINTDQKIGFDIIRRALRVPAMTIAKNAGVEGSLVVEKILQAAGEIGYDAMEGEYVNMVEKGIIDPTKVVRTALMDAAGVASLLSTAECVVTELPKDEKEAGMPGGMGGMGGMGGGMF; encoded by the exons ATGTTGCGTCTACCCACAGTGATGAGACAGATGAGGCCAGTCAGCAGGGCCCTGGCCCCCCACCTCACCCGGGCTTACGCCAAGGACGTCAAGTTTGGAGCCGATGCTCGGGCCATGATGCTGAAGGGAGTGGATCTGCTGGCTGATGCTGTCGCTGTCACCATGGGACCCAAG gGTCGCACAGTCATTATCGAGCAGAGCTGGGGCAGCCCCAAGGTGACCAAGGACGGCGTCACTGTAGCCAAGGCCATCGACCTGAAGTGCAAGTACCAGAACATTGGTGCCAAGCTGGTCCAGGACGTGGCCAACAACACGAACGAGGAAGCGGGAGATGGCACCACCACTGCCACCGTGCTGGCCAGAGCCATCGCCAAGGAGGGCTTTGACAGCATCAGTAAAGGAGCTAACCCTGTGGAGATCCGCCGTGGCGTCATGCTGGCTGTGGAGACCGTCATCAATGAGCTGAAGAGGATGTCCAAGCCAGTCACCACCCCTGAGGAGATTGCCCAG GTGGCCACCATATCTGCTAATGGAGACGTAGAGATCGGCACCATCATCTCTAACGCCATGAAGAAAGTGGGCCGCAAGGGGGTCATCACTGTCAAGGATGGCAAAACCCTTTATGATGAGCTTGAGATCATTGAGGGGCTGAAGTTCGACCGCGGATACATCTCCCCTTACTTCATCAACACAGCCAAAG GCCAGAAGTGTGAGTTCCAGGATGCCTATGTGTTGCTGAGTGAGAAGAAAATCTCTTCTGTCCAGAGCATCGTCCCTGCCCTGGAATTGGCCAACCAGCACCGCAAACCTCTGGTCATCGTGGCCGAGGATGTGGACGGAGAGGCCCTCAGCACCCTGGTCCTCAACAG GCTGAAGGTGGGACTGCAAGTGGTGGCAGTCAAGGCCCCAGGCTTTGGAGACAACAGGAAGGCCCAGCTGCATGACATGGCCGTTGCCACCGGGGGCACT GTGTTTGGTGATGAGGCGGTGGGCATTGCTCTGGAGGACATCCAGGCCCATGACTTTGGTAAGGTTGGCGAGGTGTCTGTCACCAAGGACGACACCATGCTGCTGAAGGGGAAGGGAGACACTGCGGCCATTGAGAAGCGCCAGGCAGAAATCGTTGAGCAGCTGGAGAACACCACTAGCGACTATGAGAAGGAGAAGCTCAACGAGAGGCTGGCCAAGCTGTCTGACGGAGTGGCTGTGCTCAAG gtAGGAGGAACGAGTGATGTGGAGGTGAACGAGAAGAAGGACCGTGTGACCGATGCCCTGAATGCCACCAGGGCCGCTGTGGAGGAGGGCATTGTTCCCGGAGGTGGCTGTGCCCTGCTGCGCTCCATCCCTGCCCTGGATGCCCTCGTGCCCATTAACACTGACCAGAAGATTG GATTTGACATCATCAGACGAGCCCTGCGTGTGCCAGCCATGACCATTGCGAAGAACGCTGGTGTGGAGGGCTCTCTAGTGGTGGAGAAGATCCTTCAGGCCGCGGGGGAGATAGGATACGATGCCATGGAGGGAGAATACGTCAACATGGTAGAGAAGGGCATCATCGACCCCACCAAG GTGGTAAGAACGGCACTGATGGACGCTGCAGGTGTGGCTTCTCTGCTCTCCACCGCCGAGTGTGTGGTCACAGAACTGCCCAAGGATGAAAAGGAGGCTGGCATGCCAGGGGGCATGGGTGGTATGGGTGGCATGGGAGGTGGCATGTTCTAA
- the LOC118366933 gene encoding MOB-like protein phocein isoform X3 — MAFRKFLPMFDRVLVERLAAETMSKGGIMLPEKAQGKVLQATVVAVGPGSTNQDFYNWPDESFEEMDSTLAVQQYIQQNIRSDCSNIDKILEPPEGQDEGVWKYEHLRQFCLELNGLAVKLQSECHPDTCTQMTATEQWIFLCAAHKTPKECPAIDYTRHTLDGAACLLNSNKYFPSRVSIKESSVAKLGSVCRRIYRIFSHAYFHHRQIFDKYENETFLCHRFTRFVMKYNLMSKDNLIVPILEEEVQNASAGESEA; from the exons ATG GCTTTCAGGAAATTCCTTCCCATGTTTGACCGGGTGCTGGTGGAGCGTCTGGCTGCGGAGACTATGTCAAAGGGGGGCATCATGTTGCCAGAGAAGGCCCAAGGCAAGGTTTTGCAGGCCACAGTGGTGGCAGTGGGACCAGGCTCCACAAACCAG GATTTCTACAATTGGCCGGATGAATCCTTTGAGGAGATGGACAGCACTCTGGCTGTACAACAG TACATTCAGCAGAACATCCGGTCAGACTGCTCTAACATCGATAAGATCCTGGAGCCTCCAGAGGGACAGGACGAGGGAGTGTGGAAGTACGAGCACCTCAG GCAATTCTGTCTGGAGCTGAATGGACTAGCTGTGAAACTGCAGAGTGAGTGCCACCCAGACACCTGCACGCAGATGACTGCCACAGAACAGTGGATCTTCCTATGTGCTGCACACAAAACCCCCAAAGAG tgtCCTGCCATTGACTACACCAGGCACACGCTGGACGGAGCTGCCTGCCTTCTCAACAGCAACAAGTATTTCCCCAGccg TGTGAGCATCAAGGAGTCCTCTGTAGCCAAGCTGGGCTCTGTGTGTCGCCGTATCTATAGGATATTCTCTCATGCCTATTTCCACCATCGCCAGATATTCGACAAGTATGAG AATGAGACGTTCCTGTGCCATCGGTTCACACGCTTCGTGATGAAGTACAACCTGATGTCCAAGGACAACCTGATCGTTCCTATCCTGGAGGAGGAGGTCCAGAACGCTTCAGCCGGGGAGAGCGAGGCCTGA
- the LOC118366933 gene encoding MOB-like protein phocein isoform X1 — MVMAEGTAVLRRNRPGTKAKDFYNWPDESFEEMDSTLAVQQYIQQNIRSDCSNIDKILEPPEGQDEGVWKYEHLRQFCLELNGLAVKLQSECHPDTCTQMTATEQWIFLCAAHKTPKECPAIDYTRHTLDGAACLLNSNKYFPSRVSIKESSVAKLGSVCRRIYRIFSHAYFHHRQIFDKYENETFLCHRFTRFVMKYNLMSKDNLIVPILEEEVQNASAGESEA, encoded by the exons ATGGTCATGGCGGAGGGTACTGCAGTTCTGAGGAGGAATAGGCCTGGAACCAAGGCGAAG GATTTCTACAATTGGCCGGATGAATCCTTTGAGGAGATGGACAGCACTCTGGCTGTACAACAG TACATTCAGCAGAACATCCGGTCAGACTGCTCTAACATCGATAAGATCCTGGAGCCTCCAGAGGGACAGGACGAGGGAGTGTGGAAGTACGAGCACCTCAG GCAATTCTGTCTGGAGCTGAATGGACTAGCTGTGAAACTGCAGAGTGAGTGCCACCCAGACACCTGCACGCAGATGACTGCCACAGAACAGTGGATCTTCCTATGTGCTGCACACAAAACCCCCAAAGAG tgtCCTGCCATTGACTACACCAGGCACACGCTGGACGGAGCTGCCTGCCTTCTCAACAGCAACAAGTATTTCCCCAGccg TGTGAGCATCAAGGAGTCCTCTGTAGCCAAGCTGGGCTCTGTGTGTCGCCGTATCTATAGGATATTCTCTCATGCCTATTTCCACCATCGCCAGATATTCGACAAGTATGAG AATGAGACGTTCCTGTGCCATCGGTTCACACGCTTCGTGATGAAGTACAACCTGATGTCCAAGGACAACCTGATCGTTCCTATCCTGGAGGAGGAGGTCCAGAACGCTTCAGCCGGGGAGAGCGAGGCCTGA
- the LOC118366933 gene encoding MOB-like protein phocein isoform X2 encodes MDSTLAVQQYIQQNIRSDCSNIDKILEPPEGQDEGVWKYEHLRQFCLELNGLAVKLQSECHPDTCTQMTATEQWIFLCAAHKTPKECPAIDYTRHTLDGAACLLNSNKYFPSRVSIKESSVAKLGSVCRRIYRIFSHAYFHHRQIFDKYENETFLCHRFTRFVMKYNLMSKDNLIVPILEEEVQNASAGESEA; translated from the exons ATGGACAGCACTCTGGCTGTACAACAG TACATTCAGCAGAACATCCGGTCAGACTGCTCTAACATCGATAAGATCCTGGAGCCTCCAGAGGGACAGGACGAGGGAGTGTGGAAGTACGAGCACCTCAG GCAATTCTGTCTGGAGCTGAATGGACTAGCTGTGAAACTGCAGAGTGAGTGCCACCCAGACACCTGCACGCAGATGACTGCCACAGAACAGTGGATCTTCCTATGTGCTGCACACAAAACCCCCAAAGAG tgtCCTGCCATTGACTACACCAGGCACACGCTGGACGGAGCTGCCTGCCTTCTCAACAGCAACAAGTATTTCCCCAGccg TGTGAGCATCAAGGAGTCCTCTGTAGCCAAGCTGGGCTCTGTGTGTCGCCGTATCTATAGGATATTCTCTCATGCCTATTTCCACCATCGCCAGATATTCGACAAGTATGAG AATGAGACGTTCCTGTGCCATCGGTTCACACGCTTCGTGATGAAGTACAACCTGATGTCCAAGGACAACCTGATCGTTCCTATCCTGGAGGAGGAGGTCCAGAACGCTTCAGCCGGGGAGAGCGAGGCCTGA